The following DNA comes from Salvia splendens isolate huo1 chromosome 17, SspV2, whole genome shotgun sequence.
CATTGTTTGATGGAATAGCTCTGTTATCTTGATCATTTTTGTGGTTTCCCTTTCTAGGAGAAAAACATATTCATTACACGATGCCAGAGTGTTAAATTTATTTAGCAATAAAACATTTGTTAATAGTCCAATTCCAATATGACCAACAATTAAGTCAAGAAAGAGGGTATTTGTAGAGACCAGGACTACCTTTTGATTTTGTTTAATGCTGTGTATGGCCTTGCAGGTAGCAACACAGCAAGGTCCTCCATGCTTCAGAGGTGAAGGACGTCGTTACTTCCATAGTTTCAGGTATAAGTCGAACTTGGTTTGTTCATGTTCTTCTGCATTTCTTCTGACTTTGTCCCCAGTACCCTCCCTGTAATATTAGCTAAACTAGACAGAATTGAAATGTAGTAAAATAGTCAAATCATTAATAAACTTATAAAGATTTAATTTGATATTCTTTGGTGCGGAAGGTGTGTCATTGTCTGATAGTTCTTGGGCCTTATCATCGGGCTACAGGATAGATCGTTATGCTTATTTTCTAACATTATGATGTTGCTAAAGGTATAATCATTCTGGACTATTAACTCCTTTGCGAGCAGAGCAGACAGCCGATCACCAGCTTCCAGGATCTGCGGCAAGGTGAGCTCTCGCTTTACTTGATTATATGGAATAAGTCTTCATTATACAAATGCAAATGCAGTGAAACATTGCCCTCTCAATATACAGGAGATTCTACCGCCGTGGTGAAAAGCCACCCAGTAGGACCCCGGACAGGAACCAAAATATACGTGATCACAGACGTAGACTGCTTGCTGCTAAATACGAATTGAGGCGAAACCTTTACAAGGCCCTCTGCCGTGATCCCGACCTCCCTAATGCTATGAGGGTGAAGCACCGTTGTAAGTTGTCGAAGCTGCCAAGAAATAGTTCCTTTACACGCGTGACAAACCGATGCATCTTCTCCGGCCGCTCCCGTGCCGTGTATAAGAAGTTCAGAATTTCTCGTATCGTTTTCCGAACGCTGGCGAATCAAGGACAATTGATGGGCATAAAGAAGGCATCGTGGTAGGACACAAGCAGTAGCGGTATGCTTTTGGATCGAAATAACAATGTAATGCGTCAATCTTAGATAGGATGAATCGAAGTGATGATTGTTTATTTCGTCTGCATTTTATCTGGATTAACATCAAAGGTAAGCCATGGTGCTTCATCATTTCTTCAAGAGGCAAAAAAATTGCATGACGTCGAATATTGCCTGTTTGTGACATTGTATTTAGCCTACAGCTGTTTTGAATTGATAAAACAATGAGCTGTTTAGATTGTTTCgtaactttgattttttttgggcTACTCCTGTACCGTTCGTTGTTCGATTGttcctcctcctcgtcttcctcttctcGTCGCGCCCTATATTCGGGTCGGGTAGAGAATCCATGGGCCGTTGGCTCTGTCCAAATTTGGGTCTGATGATGGGCCGATTAAATATTCGGAGTGGGAGGCCCGCAATGGAAATGGGCCAGGAGTGCCACGTGGCAAGCCCCCACAGGTTTAAGAAagtgaaaaggaaaaaaaaggaaaaaaaaggataTGGAGAAAAAGAATTGGATAAGGATGGATTGGAGACAGAAAAATGGATGATTGCTGGTAACATGGGCTCCTTCTCAAGGGGAGACCACATTTTAGGTTGTCATTTCTGATGGAAATCACCACTTTTTCCACATCCAAAtccaaattcaatttttttttaaatttatatacatACAAGACAGAAAGAGAATTGGAAGAGGAAGGGGAAAGGGGGGCCATTTAATATGGTGGTGGTGATGTCTATTCATTTCTGAATTCTTGGCCTTGCACAGCATTATCTCCTCCATCTTTATCTAACTTTCCCAACTCTAACACTCCCAATCATTTCTTCCACATAAAATCACCAAAACTATTAGGCATTTAATGGTTCTTAGCCTTCCCATAAAAAACAAGAGCTGGATTAAGACCTAACAACTAATTTTGAAAATGAGCTCTATTGTTCCTAATTCCACTAGTTTTTGAAGAAATCAGGAAAGGTGCTTTGCTAGTGACTTTCCAAACTATTAAAAGTGTGTCAACTTTTTTATACTTCATTTGATTATTAGTATATTTCTTTTcaaattgcaatttttttttacaaaacttcggccaaataaaaataaagattagCAAGTCTTTATGTATAATTATGCGCCATAATTATAAAGCGAGAACTAAAAGCATATCAGGACagtatgaaataataataactatAAAGCAATTAAAACATCTTGCAAAAATTCCTGCAGTTTGGCAactgcaaattttttttttatcagcTCTGCAATATTTTTTGAATAAGCTTTTTTGAATATTTAGGTAGTGCACCATAATATTTAATTAGGATCCACTAATCATATTTTTGAACGTGAGTGAGATAAATCCTGCAAACCGGTTTCCTTGGACAGTTGGACTTGTTTTCCATGATGGGCATCCAATCATTGCTTTCAAATAAATAACATTAATTTCTAGCTCCTACATAATATTCTTGCATAAGTTATTCATAAGTaaaatttcgaaaatatttaTATTGACCTTCTGATTTAGCATACCATTTCGAGACATAAATATATTGTTTTAAGTAAACGTAAGATGTGTGTACATCTTCTCATCGGGTTCCTATTGAGATATGATTCACATAATTAAAGACACTTGTCATTCGTTGATTATTAACTGCATTTTAAGATGTCCATATCAAAATATGACTTTCATATTAAGTTTTGAATTAGTGGTTACTATCGAAGAGAGTTGTGAGGTCATATGTTAAAAGGAGAGACTCATAAGATCACAATGGCAGATGAAACTTTTGCAcatttttctttaattcatGACATGATCTATATATCTTGACTGGATTAGGACCGatgaaaaaacaaaagaattatTTGGTCAATAAATTTATTGAaacaaagaaaatgaaagaaagatgAAATATAATGATTCAACTAAGTCCTTCCAAACACTTTCTTAAATAGGAATTTTGTGTAAATaccacaagaaaaagaaatttggATATCGATTtctcaaacaaataaaaatgaaatgaaagatGAAACATATGTTATAGTATTACAATTAAGTCCCtttatagagtttttttaaagAGAAACCTAGTACAAATAccatgaaataaaatttgatctcGATGTTCCATTTATTTCATCTATGTAACTTTTATTATCACAAATATATACTGTAACTTTTATTATTACCAGAAAACAAAAGTATTATTACAGTCCTATGTGTAACTGTGGTGTGAATAGTGTGTTTCAACTTTACCAAAACAACCAACCACAGTAACAATGAGGGCTCTCTCTCTAATTTTTTAATCGTTTTTAATTAGTAAAATCATTATCTTATTTTCGTTGGTCAGAATTCTCACTGGCCACCACTATGACACCCACCATAATTTTTCATTCAAATTATGCTGGGTGGCTTTAATTCAGATTCATGTTGCCAAATAATTGCTcctaattattattaataaaaacgGTATCTCCTTTCGAAATCTTATTAAAATGGTCTACTGTTATTCCTAAGAAtggacaaataaaaataaaagggcTAATCGtctcaaaattaataaattttgacTGATCCCATAACTTTAAATCATAgcaaaaaactttaaaaaaaaatcataaagtttGAATTTATTCACCATCACTCCATGACAATAAAATAGGTCACATATATATAACAtattattgatgtttttttaaaaaatcacgTCATTTTCTTTGCGAGTAAACGACTCTTTTACCCAACTGATGACGATGTACACATATGATATCTCAATTGTCATATCAAATAATTTCACAATGAGATAGTAAATGCAAATAAATTCAAACGGAATGATTTTTAAGACCAAAATCACAAGAGAAGCCAATATTCAACCaaaattcatgttttttttgtctaaaattttcccacaataaaaagtctttatcctaaacaaaatcccatctttttttcaattttcaaagggTTTGAAGTCCAGTCAAACGGTCAAACGGAGAAGAAAAGGCTGTGACCGCGAAAAAGTGTAACTTTGGGTGCTAAACACGAATAAATAAAGTTTAGTTAGCTTAATGCAAATACTTGAACATTTGTAAGCCgtcaaaaaaataaaagccGTTAATCGTTGCCGTTTAAGGAAAAATTAAGGCCGCGtttaaggaaaaaataaaagtCGTTAATCGTTGCCGTTTAAAAgcttaaaaaaagaaaaacaaaaccgcTAATCAACCAAAACATGCCCCGCTGGCCAACCGGCGCAGGACACGTGTCAGCACGAGAGCGGTCGTGCACCCCTCATTCTCTGTCGACTTTACCTAATAATTTCAAGCTTTACgtacatacatacacacatatTATTCGTATTGTTTCGttataaatatgaaaaataatttctcTTTTATGCCCTTTTGTGGTGTCGTAGCTAGTAACAGTaattacttcatccgtcccaatATATTAGACTCATTTCTTTCGTCACAAGAATTTAGGAGGTGTTATTTAGTGGTGTAAGAGCACCCGTAACGGTGAGCACTCACCATCCGTCCGTCCTTGCCGCCGGCAAGGACACGCCTATCCGCCGCTGcactcttgccgctggcacggacgtgctcttagcatagagcacgtccgtgccagcgagcagggcgacgtgacgcgtttctattggtcgttgacattttctttttttttttaaatcgtatataataccaaaaattaaaaaaaaatcgaattcccaaaaatatagccgttttattaccattttttttgaaatttttaaaaaaatttaatctcaaaatcatctataaatacacacattcatcatccatttgaaCGAAATTCGGCCagttatgaatttaattatgtaatttttattttttaggggtttaattgtgtaatttttaatttttatgattttaattatgtaatttttaatttttatgattttaattatgtaaatttttttttataatttgtaatattattccgggtatttttaatgcattttactTTTgcggaaatgtttttatttaaattgaataatagaatggtgggacccttgtgcaaggatgtgagtgttgtgctcttgcctaagagcagacagaaaaagtggggccgggcccacaaccgtgctcgttggcaacagcacggttgtggatgctctaggTGGAGTTGATAATAAAGTAGTTTTCtaccataaatagaaatgactcaagtatgtTGGGACACTCCAAAGTGGTATACgagtctaatatcttgggacggagggagtatttgtttgttaattattaattttattttatgtaataaaataatatgcaAGTGGGTTATCTGAGCTTTTCTTTGGCTTTTGGGTTCATCCAAGCATTCAATCACAGAGAGGTAAATCTCTACAGTTCTTTCTCCAGCTTTTCTATTTTTAGCTCATTCACTTCATTGTCTGATCCAATCACTGTTGCACACATGTTGATGTTGCTATTTTGGATtctgtttgtgtttttttaattatctgGGAAAAAAGCCTCTGGATCTAGAGATTCTGTTGGATTTTGCTTCACGGATCTCTGTGGTCTGTTGTGGGAATTGGGTAGTGGTTGTTTGTAAAGGGGAATGTTGTGATTGATTTCACATTTTTGTTACtattttctctttgtttttgtttgaaCTCTTTGGTGGAGTAGTTTTGGATTTTTCTATGAAAAGGGTGTTGGGGAATACAGTTGAGAGGTACAATTGAAGCAACAAGTTTGAATTTTTTGATGAGTAATTACTTCTTGATCTCAAttcaagctttgatttttaatcTGGTATGTTGAACTGCTTTTAGTGGTTTCATTTAACAGTACTTTATATTCCTGTCCTTTCTTTTTGGGttggaaagaaaaaagaaagaagtttTCTTTTTCAAGATTTCCTACTATTATGAGTTTTATCATAAATTCTTGGATTAGCGGCTCACCCATATGAATCTCCCAATCTTTGTTTATAATTCAAGATTGTTTACAGTTAGAAACACATATTAATGTAATGGTTGCTGATTtctctctctgtgtgtgtgtctCCTTGTTTAAGATGTGCAGCTTAGGCGGGGTGTGAGATCTTGCTAAGGCCTGATTGGATCCGTCCTCCAAAAGTGAAATGGATCCAGAACCGAAGAAAGGGGATGATTCGCCTTCGAACTCTTGCAACTCTCATGGACCACTCCACCCTCAATCACCATTCCCGGATGAAGTGTTGGAGAAAGTCCTGTCGTTCGTAGATTCGCATAAAGACAGGAGCTCAATCTCGCTTGTGCGCAAAGATTGGTATAACGCTGAGAGATGGACAAGATCAAAGCTTTTTATTGGAAACTGCTATGCAGTGTCACCAGAAATAGTGGCTAGAAGGTTTCGAAGAATTAAGAGTGTTACACTTAAAGGGAAGCCAAGATTTTCGGATTTTAATTTGGTGCCACTGGATTGGGGTGCTAATGTGTACCCATGGTTGGTTATGTTTGCCAAAGTTTACCCTTTCTTGGAGGAGCTGAGGCTTAAGAGGATGACCATCACCGATGAGGGCCTGGAGCTCTTGGCGAAGTCATTCCCTCGCTTCAAGGCCTTATCTTTGTCAAGTTGTGATGGATTCACTGAAAATGGGCTCAAAGCAATTGCCAGTCATTGCAGGTGCTTACttcctttatattttataaagttAGTTCATTTGTGGCTTCTATTACCAAAACTAGATCGTATAATCTGTTTAGTTTCAAAGATGAGTTGCTTTTATTGAAGAAAAATAAACTATGATTTGCTTGTGTTTGTAGCATCCTATTTATTTGCATtactaatttaaattaaataacgtTTGTTCCATCTAGATGAATAGTCTTACTAATTGCACTTGGATTTTGTTGTGTTTTTAGCATCCTATTTAATTGCATttctaatttaaattaaataacatatGTGGCTTCTTGATTAGGAATGAAGAAAATGGCTTACTGTCTGACGAATAAGAATAAGAATAGATTGAGAATATTTTTGTAAATGGAAGCCAATAAGAAGGCACTGAAAAAGGATATACTTGACTATGTTGCAAGCATGAGGTTGGTATACATAGATTGTTGTTGTAGACATTTTTCTGAGTTCGAATTACTAAAAAGAAGATATTCATATTAGTAGTTAAAAAAGATATGACTGTTGAACAGAAGACCCAATTCATGCTATATGActcaaaagagaaacaacccaTATCTAAGTTTGTAAGTTACTTTCCAAAGCGTGGCTTCTTGCAATGTATGTCGCCCCACTTGGGAACTGGAGGCTGTAGATGATTTCATCTACAGCTTGATTTTATATGATGTATAAATGTGAAGCAGTCCTTGTGAACATTTATGAAGGCTATAATATAATTTGAACATCTGTTTCCAGGAACTTGACTGAGATCAACATACAGGACAGTATAACAGAGGATGTCGGTGGAGGTTGGTTGAGTTGCTTCCCAGAAAACTTTTCTTCGCTGGAAATACTTAACTTTTCTATTCTTAATGGTGATGTAAACTTTAATGACCTGGAGAGACTTGTTAGCCGATGCAAACTATTGAGAGTTCTGAAGGTCAACGAGAGCATTACCTTGGATGAATTGCAACGGCTGCTTGTGCACGGCCCTAGACTAACAGAGCTTGGCACTGGCTCCTTCCCGCAAGAACTCACACCTCGCCAATATGAAGACATTGAAACTGCGTTTTGTAATTGTAGAAATCTCCAGGTTCTTTCGTGTTTGTGGGAAGCAACTTCTGTATATCTCCCTCTTCTTTATGGAGCTTGTGCCAGCCTGACTTTCTTGAACTTGAGTGTTGCGCCCCTCCAAAGTGGTGAATTTGCAAAGTTTCTTGCTCACTGCCCCAATTTACGATGCCTTTGGGTAAGACTTTGTTTTTACTACTTTACGAAGATTCATTATGGAGAACTTTATCATAAAATCAACTAAACACACACTGCTTGTTGTTGGCATTCTCATTCTTTCTGTAAAACGTGTTTTCGTATGAATCGACATACATTATTGCAGTTCCTTCCATCTTCCAAATAGTATTGTTTAAATTTAATGACTAATCTCTTCAACTATAGTTATATGTGACTGATGTCTCTTCGCTTGTAGGTCATTGATACAGTCGAAGACAAGGGGCTTGAGGCTGTTGGTTTGAGCTGTCCCTTACTTGAGGAGCTACGGGTCTACCCTGCTGATCCAGATGACCGGGATCATCGTGATGGGGTGACAGAATTGGGTTTCTTGGCAGTGTCTCGTGGATGCCCCAAACTCCACTATGTTCTCTACTTCTGTAGGAGAATGACTAATGCTGCTGTTGTGACCATAGTGCAGAACTGCCCCAATTTCACCCACTTCCGTCTATGCATTATGACCCCGCGCCAACCAGACTATCTCACAAATGAACCCATGGATGAGGCCTTTGGCGCTGTTGTCAAAACCTGCACGAAAATCAAGAGGCTTTCAGTTTCAGGCCTTCTAACTGACCAGACATTTGAGTACATTGGCCAGTACGCGAAAGATCTTGAGACACTGTCGGTGGCCTTTGCTGGAAGCAGTGATTGGGGAATGCAGTGTATCATGGAAGGCTGTCCTAAGCTGAGGAAGCTCGAGATCAGAGATTGCCCCTTTGGAGACGCTGCCCTGCTGTCTGGACGAGAGAAGTATGAGAGGATACGATCGTTGTGGATGTCTGCGTGCCGTGTGACAATGAAAGGCTGCAAACTGCTCGCGAGGGAGTCTCCAAGGCTCAACGTTGAGGTGATAAGAGAGGAAGGAGGCAACGAAGATCAAGCCCTCAAAGTCTACCTCTATCGCTCTGTAGCAGGGCCAAGGAAGGATGCCCCGCCATTCGTTCTCACACTTTGAAAGTCGAAGGAAAAAACCATTCTTGGTCAGTCTTTGTTCTCTCCCTTTGCTAAAGAAGTTTCTAGATCCTTCTTCAATAACTCACTGTCATGCTTGCAGAGCAACATTTCTCTATATGATTCGGGCCGAAAAGTCAtggaaaataagagagaggaggCAAGTTGTGAAGCTTCCATGGACATGAGGCCTCCAGTTATGAATTTGTAGGGTGGCATTTTCTTTTACCAATTCTTGAAAGAATAGTAGAAAATCAGATGCAAGAGAAGATCTCTGCCCCCTTAGTTGATTTTTTCCTATGTTTCTTGTTGTATTGTCAATGGCTTGAGGCTGTTAGAATCGAACGATTAACGATGATGAGGTGGCGCTGCGTGTTTGTGGCTGAGTCTCGGCTCTGTCTGAAAGATGATCATATCAGAAAGGTGGAGCAGATTGGAAGTTGAATGTAGTTTATTTATGGTGTTAGTTTTGTAACATCATTTTGTGTAAGTGCATACTAATCTGGGATTAAGGACGGATAATGAGATACATTTGTTTTAGGTAACTCTTACTATTATGTTTACTTTTTATGAGGAATGCCAGTTTCAGACCTTTTTATTTTCATGTGAATTAGTAAATATGTTATGTATTTAAGAAGAGGGAGAAAAGGAAGTTTGGAAGGGACCTCAACTTTTAGGGAGTGGCTATATTATTAGGCCAATAAATAGGGTGGTCCTCATTTTAGGTTAAACTTGTTTTGTACTCAAAAGGGGTTCAATTATTATAGACAAATCTTAATTAGAATAATTAgaacttttttccttttttgtacCTAACATGGGACAGCCATCAAATAAGGGACATTGTATGTGTACTTCATTCCATCAAACCCAACTTGTGGTgaattgtggtgaagcaaaccatatcccacgtTGGAGAATGGACaaagttgcaagcatataaatgggctaccccaactccattattATGAGGCTTTTTGGGGAGTACctcaagagcaaaaccgtgagggctttgcccaaagcggacaatatcatactaatgtggagttcgggtgtgcaccaccggggACCCAACACAACTCTTACTTAATTCAAGAACTATTGTCATCTTTATTGAACATATTTGAATATGATATGCTTGGTTTTGGAAATGCGGTTGTGAGAGGCTGCATGTTCCTATGAACTTGAATCGTTTTTAAAAGGATATTCAAGAATAAAAGGACACTATAATTGAACCTAAATTATTGCATACAAGAATGAAAACACTACATTTATAGTATGGATGAAAATTTGGTACTATAACATTAGTGTTATCATTGAAAGATTCAATGATTAAAAATAGTGACTTTGGCAAAAGAATTGGTCATGATCAACGAAGATGTTTTGGAAGCCAACAAAGATATTTGGGCCCAATGGGCCTTgagtgataaaataaaataattataaacgccgtctgtgggaatcgaacCCACGACCACATGGTTAAAAGCCATGCGCTCTACCAGCTGAGCTAAGACGGCTACATTTATTTCTTCACTTTAATCTTTGTTTAGACTTGTGTTACATCGACCGACTCTCAGATTTATCCCTCCCTTAATTGAGATACTCCTCAACCCTAGGTGCAAGCTTCCCCcaaattcacaaattcgaatCGCTGATCTTCCAAAGAAGTTGAATATTTTCTCGATTAATCGGAGATGCTGAGAGTAGCAGGGAGGAGGCTGTCTTCTCTCTCATGGCTGTCTGCTCAGCCTTCGTCCGCCGCGCTCGCCTCCAGGAATTCCTTCCCGCTCTCTGATTCATCCTCCAATGACCACACCGCTTCCGTTTCTTCACCCGCCGATTGCATCAACTCATTTCCCAGTCTTATCCGAGGTTCGGGAATTTCTTAATTTAGAATTGCTTTGcactttataaatatttaatttttcgcCCCCTTTTAAGCTTTTCGTCCTTTTTAGAGATCATTGTTGGCAATATTAGATAATTGGGAGTTCTGGATTAATAGGATTCTGAAACGGCCCTGTTATGATACcttttttttagttgtattaTTGATTGAACTGCTCCATATGTTTGATCTGTTTCAAGACATTCAATTTTAGATTGGGACTGCGTCTACTTATCTGGGATTCTCTATTTGTTGAAGTATATTAGTTCCGACTTCATATTTCGCTTGAGACACGTTATGTTGAATGTGCCGTCCTTTAAATTACTGCGGTTCATTTTAGTTGGAATGATCAATCTTTTTAGGGTCTTTGTGCCACTAATGAGTGTTGGAATTAGCCAACTTTTCATGAAATTTCCTTTCAAAGAAATGTGATTCTAAGCCATTCCAAAGCGAAATGTATAATATAGTAGCTGTATGTCAAGCATGAGTTGCATACTTGCATGCATGGAGAATATACTTATGTAGTTAATTTGACTTACGAAGGCTCATATTTGTGTGAGGATTGTATCATAACAACTTGGATGTAGTTTTGTGGCTTTTACTTCCTTGGTGTATGGTATTAAGTTTTTTTGAACCCTTTCCGTTGGGATTCTGAAGATTGATATATGCAATCAGCTGTCATGTGGTCTTAGTTTAGGAGTACTTATTGGGTCTTTTTCCTGTTGTCCTTCCCTTTACTGGCCTGGATAGAGGGTTTCAGTATGACTTAACCTCCACTGAAGATAGTAATGTATAGGTTATTTCTTTAGCACTAAGAAACTCCACAACGACTTAACTCTCAGGTTTCTATTGAATGTAACTTTGTaaatttttcattattattcTGTTGGGACATTCTGTACACAGATGTCACTTTTGAACATTAATCAACATGCATTTTACTGAACTGAAAATTTGCTATGTCCTTGGGCTTATCATATATTCTGATTTAACTTGAGAGAAGCTTAGCTCTTCATTCACTTCATTATTTTCACTTCTACAAATTTGTCTATTAGCCATTTCTTTGTCTTTATGTTATTTGCATATCTCCTGTTTTGATTAGATATTGAATATCCCAGTTTACTTTATTTTCAAGTAACTCTTAGTCCATGGGTAGCTTAGTTTTATGGAGTGCAAAAATGCACTAGCTGCACTGTCTTGTCAATATGACTCTGTTTTGGTTCTGTTGGCTGGTTAAATGCACATGTAGCTGGTCTCCTTCTCTCATCGTTGTGTGTTGAGAGTTGTTTACCCATGGTTTCTTAACTTTCTTTTAGCAAGTCGGCAAGTCCTCTTAAATTGATTTTGGTCTGCTACATATGCTAGCAATATATCAACTTTTTGGTAAACTTTTGCAGGCTTTTCTTCTAATGCCATTGCTCCAGGACAGGATATTGGTTTGATGTCTGAACTGCCTACAGTGGCAGCTATTAAAAACCCTAGCTCAAAGATTGTCTATGATGAGCACAACCATGAGAGATACCCACCAGGTGATCCTAGCAAGCGTGCGTTTGCCTATTTTGTTCTTACTGGAGGGAGGTTCGTGTATGCATCACTGGCCCGTCTCCTGGTACTCAAATTTGTTCTGAGCATGTCTGCCAGTAAAGATGTCCTTGCTCTTGCTTCTCTGGAAGTTGATCTGTCTAGCATTGAACCCGGGACAAC
Coding sequences within:
- the LOC121773372 gene encoding uncharacterized protein LOC121773372; translation: MQKMAIFQRLSGTFRESSAFAKATNVFTIGGGQAKSGNGMNIFNATAAYGKNKMKVMSPCNYLPFNQIRCGTVEPHSTFETVHNIVRNVATQQGPPCFRGEGRRYFHSFRYNHSGLLTPLRAEQTADHQLPGSAARRFYRRGEKPPSRTPDRNQNIRDHRRRLLAAKYELRRNLYKALCRDPDLPNAMRVKHRCKLSKLPRNSSFTRVTNRCIFSGRSRAVYKKFRISRIVFRTLANQGQLMGIKKASW
- the LOC121774962 gene encoding protein TRANSPORT INHIBITOR RESPONSE 1-like → MDPEPKKGDDSPSNSCNSHGPLHPQSPFPDEVLEKVLSFVDSHKDRSSISLVRKDWYNAERWTRSKLFIGNCYAVSPEIVARRFRRIKSVTLKGKPRFSDFNLVPLDWGANVYPWLVMFAKVYPFLEELRLKRMTITDEGLELLAKSFPRFKALSLSSCDGFTENGLKAIASHCRNLTEINIQDSITEDVGGGWLSCFPENFSSLEILNFSILNGDVNFNDLERLVSRCKLLRVLKVNESITLDELQRLLVHGPRLTELGTGSFPQELTPRQYEDIETAFCNCRNLQVLSCLWEATSVYLPLLYGACASLTFLNLSVAPLQSGEFAKFLAHCPNLRCLWVIDTVEDKGLEAVGLSCPLLEELRVYPADPDDRDHRDGVTELGFLAVSRGCPKLHYVLYFCRRMTNAAVVTIVQNCPNFTHFRLCIMTPRQPDYLTNEPMDEAFGAVVKTCTKIKRLSVSGLLTDQTFEYIGQYAKDLETLSVAFAGSSDWGMQCIMEGCPKLRKLEIRDCPFGDAALLSGREKYERIRSLWMSACRVTMKGCKLLARESPRLNVEVIREEGGNEDQALKVYLYRSVAGPRKDAPPFVLTL
- the LOC121774918 gene encoding cytochrome b-c1 complex subunit Rieske-4, mitochondrial-like, giving the protein MLRVAGRRLSSLSWLSAQPSSAALASRNSFPLSDSSSNDHTASVSSPADCINSFPSLIRGFSSNAIAPGQDIGLMSELPTVAAIKNPSSKIVYDEHNHERYPPGDPSKRAFAYFVLTGGRFVYASLARLLVLKFVLSMSASKDVLALASLEVDLSSIEPGTTVTVKWRGKPVFIRRRTEDDINLANSVDLASLRDPQEDAVRVKNPEWLIVIGVCTHLGCIPLPNAGDYGGWFCPCHGSHYDISGRIRKGPAPYNLEVPTYSFLEENKLMIG